actgcaacattaacacccctccttcagagtgcaggcactgtacttcccatctccaggactcaagtccggcctgccggtttccctgaaccccttcataaatgttactttgctcacactccaacagcacgtcaagtattaaaaaccattcgtctccattcactcctatcaaacacgctcacgcacgcctgctggaagcccaagcccctcgcacacaaaacctccttaaccccctccctccaacctttcctaggccgacccctaccccgccttccttccactacagactgatacactcttgaagtcattctgtttcgctccattctctctacatgtccgaaccacctcaacaacccttcctcagccctctggacaacagttttggtaatcccgcacctcctcctaacttccaaactacgaattatctgcattatattcacaccacattgccctcagacatgacatctccactgcctccagccttctcctcactgcaacattcatcacccatgcttcacacccatataagagtgttggtaaaactatactctcatacattcccctctttgcctccaaggacaaagttctttgtctccacagactcctaagtgcaccactcacccttttcccctcatcaattctatgattcacctcatccttcatagacccatccgctgacacgtccattcccaaatatctgaatacattcacctcctccatactctctccctccaatctgatattcaatctttcatcacctaatctttttgttatcctcataaccttactctttcctgtattcacctttaattttcttcttttgcacaccctaccaaattcatccaccaatctctgcaacttctcttcagaatctcccaagagcacagtgtcatcagcaaagagcaactgtgacaactcccactttatgtgcgattctttatcttttaactccacgcctcttgtcaagaccctcgcatttacttctcttacaaccccatctataaatatattaaaccacggtgacatcacacatccttgtctaaggcctacttttactgggaaataatttccctctttcctgtaaacactgtaaacacctggtccacacaccccctacctttcctaaagcctccttgttcatctgctatcctattctcagtcttacttttaattctttcaataataactctaccatacactttaccaggtatacttaacagacttatccccctataatttttgcactctcttttgtcccctttgcctttatacaaaggaactatgcatgctctctgccaatccctaggtaccttaccctcttccatacatttattaaataattgcaccaaccactccaaaactatatccccacctgcttttaacatttctatctttatcccatcaatcccggctgccttaccccctttcattttacctactgcctcacgaacttcccccacactgacaactggctcttcctcactcctacaagatgttattcctccttgccctatacacgaaatcacagcttccctatcttcatcaacatttaataattcctcaaaatattccctccatcttcccaatacctctaactctcctctcctatttttaactgacaaatccatttgttctctaggcttccttaacttgttaatctcactccaaaactttcttattttcaacaaaatttgttgataacatctcacccactctctcatttgctctctttttacattgcttcaccactctcttaacctctctctttttctccatatactcttccctccttgcatcacttctactttgtaaaaacttctcatatgctaactttttctcccttactactctctttatatcatcattccaccaatcgctcctcttccctcccgcacccactttcttgtaaccacaaacttctgctgaacactctaacactacatttttaaacctaccccatacctcttcgaccccattgcctatgctctcattagcccatctatcctccaatagctgtttatatctttccctaactgcctcctcttttagtttataaaccttcacctctctcttccctgatgcttctattctccttgtatcccatctaccttttactctcagtgtagctacaactagaaagttatctgatatatctgtggcccctctataaacatgtacatcctgaagtctactcaacagtcttttatctaccaatacgtaatccaacaaactactgtcatttcgatatacatcatatcttgtatacttatttatcctctttttcttaaaatatgtattacctataactaaacccctttctatacaaagttcaatcaaagggctcccattatcatttacacctggcaccccaaacttacctaccacaccctctctaaaagtttctcctactttagcattcaggtcccctaccacaattactctctcacttggttcaaaggctcctatacattcacttaacatctcccaaaatctctctctctcctctgcattcctctcttctccaggtgcatacacgcttattatgacccacttctcgcatccaacctttactttaatccacataattcttgcatttacacattcatattctcttttctccttccataactgatcattcaacattactgctaccccttcctttgctctaactctctcagatactccagatttaatcccatttatttccccccaccgaaactcccctaccccgtactagtacgtcaataaccctggtgcataagccgtactagtacgtcagaaaccctgaaagggttaatgctgaccgagttccatcttgcattctttaagtaccctggaaaacaactcatcgggtcctggggacttattttgcttcagtttgtctatcttttgataaccatgtccctcgtgacagtaatattagttaatttgaattcatcatGAACTGAATgactgttaatttctggaatctcatttatgtcttcctgtgtaaaaactgacaaaaaaatagtcattaaatagggAACACACTTCCAGTTCGTTATCTGTCaactgtccattcccaattttcagaggtcctactttttccttcaccttcatcctctacacttgaaagaacccttttggattagtctttgattcattagctactctaatttcatagtcatgtttagcctttctaatccccttttttacttctcttaagctgaacatattggtcagtgaggttaacctctcctcttctgatgtgcctataaattcccattttctcccctaatagatgctttagcctcctgttaacccatttgggatcgttattattagacctaatttctctctggggaatgtatatactctgaacatgttgtacattattaagaaaaaatcataacACAGATCCCTTCATCAATAAAATCATCAGCTAGATTACCCCAATCgagactagacaggtgttccccaagtccattataatcagcagaacaaaaatcagggacttttaccgtattatcattattctcatattaccagttaatgctaaaagttaTGGATTTGTAATCACTTGTGCCAAGCTCTTCagcgatctccagattatttatgaGTTTCCtcatttgacaagactaggtcgagcaaattattacccctggtaggctctgttacacactgcctcagaaaacagtcctgaactacttccataaattcactggactccagattagcagtcaaagaagtccagtcaatttgactaatgttaaaatcccctactatcactacattgtgtctagaagccctaacaattttgtcccaaagaagtctccctctatcgtgatgcaagcctggaggtcggtatattacacctagaattagtttttcttgaccttctacaaactctacccaaacagattgtTACTAACCCATCTATTTATATACctatttttatgcaacaatttatattttcttgtACATATAatacaactcctccccccttcccattatatttatccacatggaacaacttaaacccttgaatattacactcagcaatcatatcccgactctttaaatcataccatgtttcagttattgcaatgacatcaaagttcccagcacacactaacaaataaaatttattaattttatttcttgcacttggACTCCTAGCATAAAATACAgtaatatgttttttcttctacacctttttcctattcacctttgctGTTACACAATTTCTGTAATCGTCATTACCCAGTGTTACTCCATGACTGTTATAGTTAagattcataatatcaaagcCTAAGTCAGTATATCGATactcattattttccatttctaaatccatacctctaactaatcctagtttaaagtcttaacaacaccctcaactgagctagcaagaaaacccacacctgccctggataagtaaaccccatccctggcatacatgtcatttttaccgtagaagtggtcccagttgtcaatgaatgggactgtattatccttacagtgtttgtccagccaacaattaataccaattgctctgggcaaccattcatttccaacactccttcttggcaaaatgccacacatGACAGGGCatgccccccccccttcttcctaatgtctattgctgtcctatacttTCTAACTAtatcctcacttctatgcttacctaggattgatcccattactgttcatgatgttgtcaagctggctaacaatatcctccatcccagccccaggaaagtgaaccctctgtctcctactcctatcctgcaagcagaaggccctatccatatacctaacctggctatctccaacaacgtttttaccttccttggtgtcattCATCGTGACGTTccaagtagtcgactcacattcattgGGTAGCATGGAGAATGCGTCtgatgtttccacagcagtctctttcttcttcattgtttctacctctccattcatcttcttgatcTTCAACTCTGTTCCATCTGTCCAGCCACTGCCCatgttcccttcttgacctgaggactcaacaggaggactactacgaattctctttttttctctgtcAATCGCCATATCTCGagcttcgctaccctcaattcctccttaagctgTAAGTAAAGTTGCTcagtggagggcatcttggttcagtccacaagagtacactgaacacatcctcactgAGCTatgtacatgtcaccactgagctaTGTACAGGTCACcataccagacagggtacttccccacacaccagccagggtacttccccacacaaaccagccagggtacttccccacacatacAATTTCAGTGGGACTTgtgcatgagtgaatagaattatcaaagcttattgcttggggagtattgaaaattgggttgggcacatattgttagtgggatggttagtgaaggacctgcctagaatgggccaacaggtctgctgcagtgttcctgctttcttatgttatgtacacccaccagggtacttccccacacacaccagcatgcttccccacaccagccagggtacttcccccacacacacaatttgatctgagtgggacttgcgcaCGAGTGAATAGAATTCTCAACGCTTATTgcttggggagcattgaaaattgggttgggcatatattctgttagtgggatggtctgtgaaggacctgccaagtatgggccaacaaacctgctgcagtgttcctgctttcttatgttcttatgtacaccagctgaggaaattgcttcagaggaggaggaagagagggaagaaggtgccttcttcagagattaaggacatttgtgcaaagtggagtgaggtgtaaacatttgtggaggaacatcaccctaaccCTCTCCTCTCCTTCTGTCTTccgtacaccaacaagagtcttcagtaaaggtaagtgtgatgttattatttaTTTCTCATAGGGAtaatggtttcgagtttcatgAATTGCGACtttcagcagactctctggaacggattaatcacgaaactcgggggtccactgttccTCCCTATCTGGAATAGAGGTTTATCCTTTATCAGAACTGGGAGTCTAATTTATTTTGCAGCTTATTTTAGTTTCTTATGGAATTTAGTATACCGTACTACTACCCATTTCActccatttaaccctttcagggtccaaggcccaaatctggagtcacgcaccagtgtccaagaattttcaaaaaaaaaaatttgttattttttcttatgaaatcgtagagaatctttttgtgaaggtaataaaacaaaaagtacgaaatttggtggaaaattgacgaaattatgctctcgcgaattttgatgtgtcagcgatatttatgaatcggcgattttgccgactttgactcccattttaggccaattacattattccaatcaaccaaattcttagctatttcactagtattacttctattctatcgattgagcacaagaaatcgccaagtcaactgtttcaactacaaaataaagtgatcggaaattgttaatttggccaatttaacacaaagttcaaaatattccaatttcaaaatagggtccagaataaacaatgtaggcattcctggcactaaactaacatttcctctgttcattagttatgttttgaggctttacaaataaattccattttgattttttattcacataatgaatttttattcacaccaaaaaatagaagatttactgttatgcaatactgtaataattgtataaatatcatcaccatatttgtgaatgtatattagacccaccagctgacgtgtattagacgtgtgaggtcgtttgtttactcttgaatatcggcaaaaatttaacatttccgctactttgagctcagtttcaagccatttccagtgctaaaaccaatcaaaatcatctccatttctgtaatatgtcttccattctatcaaatgagaccaagaaatcgcaaatacaactataaaaaacatacgaaaaaacactgcaaagttgccgttttaatcgaaaaatcatgatttcagtttttttctctcattatacacagtgtgctgcaggatctgttttatgtggtgcacacataccacatagatgtattctctcatatctaggcccaaatgtaccactcacagtttatcagagtgagctgagctcatggcgtagatctacggtttggacactcaccgtaaagccgtagatctacgggacggaccctgaaagggttaactgggAGTGAAGCAAATTAAAAAGTTTTTTCCTCTCTTAAAACTTAAGTTGGTTAAATTATACATTTCAAGAAATATTTATTACAATACTAGTTTATTTTTGGTCTGTTGCTACCAAACACACTGCATTCATAATCAAAATCTTTATGTCTGAGGATACAAAAAAGTTACAATGATAGTTTACAGTATGTAGTGGTTACTGGTATAGTACATTTACGAGGTGCCTTAAAAAAATTCCCGTACTATAATTTTCATGTAATTCATGGATGAAATATGGTGGTGGCATAGATCAGTGCAATACATAACTTTGTGAAGTAGTGTGGGAAGTTTCAGTGTGGTCAGTCATACTCTTAAGGATGGACAAGCATTTTTCactgagtcagtgtgttgtgaaTTTTTTGTGTAAATGAAATCtttaaaagaaagaaagaagcgaGTATGTGAAATTCTGTTTCAAGCTCGGTAAAACAATTAGAGAAACTCAAAATGCTTCAGCAGGCATTTGGCAACAAAGTAATGGGTGAGACACCATTTTGAATGGTTTTCTCGATGAATGTCAGTTCAGGATGATGAATGCTCTGGTTGTCTATTGGGAGGAAGGCAGATGCTAACATTAACAAAGGGGGGACACCTATTAACAAAGATAACCATCACAGTAAAAGACACTTTCCTCCTGGGACGTCaatgcaagatagaagaagacatcctccaaccggagggctgaagaaagaagatgaacgtcacccccccacccggggggccaccgctgggtcaccatctggagaagacccgggccggaagtaccggcgaatcaacatgaatgaatgaatgccATCACAGTATCCAGGACACAGTGCTGTGGGAATTTCTTATGGGTCATGTCAAAGTATACTGACTGAGAATTTGAACATGAGGAGTATTTGCAAAATCTGTGCCCCACTTGTCAACTCAAGACCAGAAAGATCATCATTTTCTGGTCAAAAGCAATATGGCTGTCATCTCCCTTCCACCCTACTCCCCAGATctagccccccccccctctcccgacTGCTTTCTCTtcccaaaaataaaaatggcactcAAGGGGCTGCACTTTAACAAAGTGGAGGAAATTCAAACACACACAAGTCACTCTAGATTTCTTTAGGAAAGAATAGTTCAAGAAATGTTTCAAGAAGTGGCATAGGTGCTGTGATCAGTACGTATATGGAGTCCCAAAGAGTAATTTGAGAGAGACACCTTCAACTGGGGAATTAGTTAAgcctatacattttttttttcgcaGCAGTATCACCTCATATTTGATACATTTGCATTCTCAAAAGAAAGCCACTTGATATGCAAATAATTTTGCATATCTACTTAATTCTAGTCTTAGCATGTAATTTTAAGCAACATGTTGCAGTAATTCATTTCAACTGTAAGGTGGTTTAGATTCCAAAACAAGGTACGTATTAAGATCTGACTGGCTGTTAAGAGGAAATTTCTTCTTTGAGTACAATGGGACAGGTTGTAAATTGTGTGTTGGACAAACATAATTTATATTCACAACTAAATGGTAAAATACTGATCAAAACTCACAAAAAAGGGATAAGCAAGCTTTACGTCATTTTTTTAATGTGACAAACACTAATCCTAAAAAATACCAAAGGTTTATATAAATATTCACAATACAATACTCTAATTTGTCATTTACTTAAATCATACAGCACCCCAATCTCTCTCATATTTGAAAAATTAGGCTCTGATATTTATTAACAGCTTCAACACTATTATTTGTTGGAATACTAATGTAGTCATATATAAGTACATTTACCCCATCTTTAAATAATTTTCCTCACCTGTGCTTTAGCAAACTCTGAGCCTAAATTTGCAGCAGCCTGGAAATCATCACGAGCCTGATTATCATTGCCATGAAGACGGTGGATCATGGCTCTTTGGGAATAGGCTTGACATGCAGCTCGACCCTTGCCATTACAGAGTTGCACAGCTGTGTTTAGATCTGTCATTGCCTCTGGTGATTAGTGAAAGAGAGGGAATGAAGATTATCACTTCATGAGGAAGCACTACATCCCTAGAGGCCATACACTGCCTGGGGAGGTACgtgtaatcagatttgatctgaagagggggggggggatggtagCTCCAATTCTTGGAAATGAAGTGTTTCACCAGCATTCCCTTCAAAGGAGCCTTGATGCCACTGAAGGCCTCATGATCCAGAGAATTAGAGCTACCCTTCATTTGGATTAAACTTGGTTGCCTCCTATAAGcagttttatataaaaaaaaattatttttattaacacatcagctgttttccaccaaggcagggtggcccaaaaaagaaaaacttccatcatcattcgctccatcactgtcttgccagaggcatgcttacactattgttataaaactgcaacaataacacccttccttcagagtgccggcatacttcccatctccaggaaccaagtccggcctgccagtttccctgaatcccttcataaatgttaccttgcttacactccaacacatTAATtcctaaaaccatttgtctcaatttgctcctatctaacacgccctcacacacacttgctggaagtccaagcccctcgcatacaaaatttcctttcccccctccctccaacctttcttaggctgacccctaccctgcgttccctccactgcagatttatacactctctaagtcactatttcgttccatcctctctacatgtcaaaACATCtctataacccctcctcagccctctggataatagttttggtaatcccgtaccTCTTACTCTCCAaattatggattctctgcattatattcacaccacacactgcccttagacatgacatctccactgcctccagccttctccttgttgcaacattcaccacccatgccttacacccatacaagagcattggtataactatactctcatgcattcccccctctttgctttcatggataaagttctttgtctccacagactcctcattgcaccacttacctttttcccctcgttaattctatgattcacctcatctttcaaagacccatctgctgacacgtccactcccaaatatctgaatacaatcacctcctccatactctctccaatctgatatccaatcttccattacctaattgtttttatcttcatcaccttactctttcctatattcacttttaatttccttcttttacataccctaccaaactcatcaactaacctctgcaacttctcttcagaatctcccaaaagcagtgtcatcagcaaagagcaactgtgacaactcccactttgtgttagattctttatcttttaaccccacacctcttgccaacacccgagcattcacttctcttacagctccatctataaatatactgaacaaccatggtgacatcacacatccctgtctatggcCTTCTTTTAcaggaaaataatctccctcttgcctacatactctaacctgagcctcactatatttgcaaagactcttcactgctttcaataacctacctcctattccatacatatgcaacatctgccacattgccccccctattcATCCTATCATACACCTTTTATAAAAATTAAGTATAAATGAAAATTCCTCATTTTATAAAAGGAAACAAAATTACTCATTATTTTCTCTGCGAGACTTACCATCTACCTTCCCTTGAAGCCTGAATGCCTGTGCTCTGTTGTTATATCCTGAGGCTCTTGCTGGGGCTATTTCAATTGCCCTGTTGAAAAATCCCACAGCGGTCTCTATATCGCCTGTGTCTGCTGCTCTGATACCCTTGATTTCATGATTCTTGGCCTCTTCATTTTCTGGAGAGATTTCTTCACAATCTGTTGAAATGAAAAGGTCATGCTGAAGTTAAGTATTAGTTttaaatacagtacagtggaacctcagttttcatctttaatttgttccagagagtctgacgaaaaccgaattcaatgaaaactgaagcaatatttcccataagaaataatgtaaatccaattaatccattccagacacccaaaaatattaac
This genomic window from Cherax quadricarinatus isolate ZL_2023a chromosome 9, ASM3850222v1, whole genome shotgun sequence contains:
- the LOC128686112 gene encoding tetratricopeptide repeat protein 36 homolog isoform X2, with product MSLAGDRAILNSIFNPLLPVGECVYQEDIPEEPQDCEEISPENEEAKNHEIKGIRAADTGDIETAVGFFNRAIEIAPARASGYNNRAQAFRLQGKVDEAMTDLNTAVQLCNGKGRAACQAYSQRAMIHRLHGNDNQARDDFQAAANLGSEFAKAQQSVPQQP
- the LOC128686112 gene encoding tetratricopeptide repeat protein 36 homolog isoform X1, with product MSLAGDRAILNSIFNPLLPVGECVYQEDIPEEPQDCEEISPENEEAKNHEIKGIRAADTGDIETAVGFFNRAIEIAPARASGYNNRAQAFRLQGKVDEAMTDLNTAVQLCNGKGRAACQAYSQRAMIHRLHGNDNQARDDFQAAANLGSEFAKAQLVQMNPYAALCNKMLHDVFSKLQRGECADV